The DNA sequence ACATTCAGTTGCCAAAGTCAAAGACAATATACTTTGAAATGTGTTCAATTACtgggtattttattttatatcgatttcAAGGAGTTTCCGGACTTGTCTGCAAAATAACAAAGACCAACGATAAAATGAGaaaccaaatttttataaaaaacaatgaGCGTCATCTCATCTCGCATTACATATCACGGCgatatttttggaattattttcgagGGTGTTTTTTAGAATTCTTTTGAATTCTTTCAAGAGGTTTTTCcgacgaaaatatttgtaaataattaccgCGCGATGTTGCGGAGACTCCTTAAAGATTTTCTGGTCTCACAATGTTAAACGGAACTCTTGGTGTGTACTTAAATAATAACTAAGAAGCGCAGCGAAATACTTAGAATGTAAGTGtagtaaatttgattttccgtttctttttttttttttgtaactttaatGATAAGGACGAAGAAAACCAGGTGAAGTATGGTAGTCACATGAAACATTAAGTGTGCACAACTATTTCATCATACCTGTACGTTATTAGTATTAGCTAGTCAGCCAAGCAGGttttacagatttttaaatgCCTCATCCTGTATGAAGATCAACatcaagaaactacaaaagaTACTCTATGATCGAGATTctactgtattattatatttttcttttctggcacttgaaatatttatgactAATCTTACAATTAATGtaaatcgatgaaattattattaaaaatacaattatccGCTTGCCGTGTTAAACGAGAGATCgtgaatgtaaaaaataacaatcttTTTATACTTGGAAGTAATCTTGGTTTTTTTATGCAACCTATTCGCTGAACAAATATCTGGATAATCACAATTTCAGGATACTGCGTATCGTAAAGGTTGATATTTATTGTGCACGACGTCGGTATGAAATTCCATTGTTCCTATCGTTCTAAGGCGTCTCGTACTTTCAGAATCAGCCGCGTTTATTCTTAAACGAAACGTAATCACCCTGTTACAATTAACAATAATCACTTACCTGATGTATCAATGATGAATCTGATGTAAGCTATGTTAATTGTAAATACTAGAAAATCATAATGATGTAAAGgtaacgattaaataaaagttctcTTCGAACGTTACAacgttcaaaaaaaaaaaaatgtttattgctGCCGCAAGTTTTTTAATCGTGTAACTACTATCACTACTACGGAAACAGGTGGTTCTTCCACCTGAAATAATAAAGGTAACTATTAAAGTTCGATTCAAACTTTAtaacattcaaaaataaagaagcctttattaaaacattgtaTTGATGTAACAAATGGAGCGAGTATCCGCTTAAAGTACAAAATTCTGTAGAAAAATAGGTTCCctcatttcattatttatatatataatgaactCAACGATAGATCTTTCATTGATTTGTGAATTTGGGTGGTCGCTTCTCAACGAACGCCGTCATTCCCTCCTTCCTGTCACTCTGAAAATTAAGTATCATATCGTATACTTTTTGTAAAtgctatttatatatactatgctttttttttagcaaacTTCTCACCGTTGCGAATGTACCATGAAACAtccttttttcaaaatgaagcCCTTCCTTCAAAGTGGTCTCATAAGCtgcgaaaaaattgttaaaaagattccagagataaaataaacaaagtaactctttaaaacattataaactaatgaaaatgacaatctaaataaaattttgttgtaaaccAGTGAAAACTTGAACGTTATTACCCGTATGAACGGATTCTTTCGCCATGGCAACGATCAATTGCGAGTGAGAGGCAATTTTTTCACCCAATTTAACGGCCTCTGCAACGAGCTTGTCTGCTGGGACGACTTTGCTAACCAATCCTGTAGCCataaaaaaacactttagAGGTAAAACAAAACAGTTAAAACACAAAGTTTTTTCTGCTGTTAAATTAACGAACCACTTTTTTCTGCCTCCTCAGCAGTGATCTGGTTCCCTGTAAGTACCATTTCCATTGCCTTGCTCTTGCCAACGACTCTAGTCAATCTTTGAGTGCCACCAGCACCAGGGATTGTTCCGATGCAGATTTCTGGTTGTCCAAATTTTGCTTTATCCCCGGCATAGATGATGTCGCACATCATTGCCAATTCGCAACCTCCACCTAACTAGATGTAACAAGAATTCATAATCTTGGCATCTTACTGCTTCTAGTTTCTTGGAATAGAGATTAGTTTAATTTCTTAGcagaatttcatattttgcaACTTACAGCATAGCCATTCACAGCAGCAATCACAGGTTTCATTCTTCTAGAAACACTGTCCCAATGACttaagaaattactttttacgtTGTCCGAGTAAGTTTTATTCTGCATTTCCTTGATGTCGGCACCTGAAAGAACAAATTAAGTCAAGTTTGACTTAGGAAAAAAACTTAATTTAGATGCAGAGACGTACCAGCTGCAAATGCTTTTTCACCACCAGTAAGTACAATAGCACCGATGCTTTCATTCACATCGAGCCTGCTCACTGCATCATTTAATTCAGTCATCAATTTGTCGCAAAGAGCATTAAGTGCTTTTGGTCGGTTTAAGGTAACCAAACccacatttttcttctctcctGTGATTTCAACTTTGATCATTTCGTAATTGGGTACTTGACCTGTATGAAATAAGTTTTTACAATCAACAATAATGCAAAGCTTTTTTTACCATACCATGATTTTGAAGAAGTGCATGAAAAAGTGATTATGTGGAATTTTGTGAGATTGTTTGAAAATCTCCTACATTTTCATCTGACAAATACAATTAACGTATTTTCTGGCACTAAAAtctaatgaattttaaaattcatagaatattctgtaattttgtttaataataaaatcatagGAGAATTTCTCTCATTCGCTCTATGAAGATGCTAGAATTACTCTTTATTTAAGGATTTTTCTACATCACAGGTAGTTGACCTTGCACTGTGACCTAAGACAAGCGGGTACTTAcagcaataatatttaacattacaCCCAAAATGTGGCAATCTTCGACTTATTTGTAAAGTCCTGGGGACCAGAATTTGACCAATACGAGTAGTTGCCATGATATCTATTTAAGTAGTTATTGACTTAAAAAACGTGAACTAGTACCGGCGCAAGCTCTCGGAAGATCGTACTAGATATTCACTAATTTTCACCAATGTTCACGACTGATAAGACTGGTGTGCCACGTTGCCCCCTAATCTATTCAATCTGTGCGCCAACGTACAAAGGACACAGTGATACATGAGCATACACGAACGAGACTTTCTTTACACGATGACCAGCATCAGGCAGTTGGAATCAGTGGCGCACATAAAAATCATGAAACCCTGTCACTGCTCGAAGCAGCTTAAAGTCAAGAATTCAGTATTTCAGGTAGATAGCATCGAAAGTATCAAAagatttaacactaaacctaccaagACCGGTCAAAAAATGCTAGCACTAAACTATATATAGTTCAATACatgctatacagggtgttccttAATATGACGCTTTTTAGCCTTCAGTATTGTATTAGGGGAGTCGagaagtaatgtcgtttcttttacatttcaaattcaaacaaatacatttttaataagtttcggtttttaattaattatcaaatcactctcgttatcaacagccttttgttatctagtgtgcaaaCTTTCAAtaccagatcgataaaaatgaatgagctgatgaatgataaacaagtatttaaaattgctgaaacgacattactttccagtccacctaatataatactaattttatcgaaataaaaaatattgttaaattgtaTTACATGTTCAATCactacaaaatataaattctacatatattcaaCATTGACTGTAGCATTGACTGACACATTTCCCTtcaatttcccttcattttctGTGACATTTCCCTTTTAACTTCCCTTAAATTCCCCATCATTTCCTGGCacatttatctttaatttccctttatTTTTTGTGACATATccctttattttccttttttattctcATACACTTCCTGCTACACTTCCAATTAACTTTCTCTCATTTCCTGacatatttccctttaatttcccctTACCTTCTGGCACATTtacctttaatttcccttcatttcttGGTACACTGACCTTTAAGTTTTACACTGCTCAATTTGCAACATTATTGAACTTTTAAGAGGAGAGAAGTTGTGctacctcttcgcatatcatgttctgataccaggagtaaaaatcCGACATTTCCCATCACAATTTTgagaggagcgatttgcaacattgttgaagtctGGAGAGGAgctatttgcaacattgtcgACATTGCAACATTTTCGAAGCTTCGCGAGgaacgatttgcaacattgctGACATTgtaacattgttgaagtttggAGAGGGGcgatttgcaactttgtttACTTTGCAACATNNNNNNNNNNTGAAGTTTGGAGAGGGGcgatttgcaactttgtttactttgcaacattgttgaggTTTGgagaggagcgatttgcaCTTTGTTGATTTTGCAACATTGTCGAAGTTTTTagaggagcgatttgcaatTTTGTTGACTTTgccaaaatgtaaaatcggGCCAGAATTTGATACGTACCAAAAATGggccccttgaattaggcctgctcgtaggcgcaaacgtgccacctcttcgcatattatgttctcctgataccaaaatgtaaaatttgtcgagaatttcgatacgtaccagatattcctcgtgccacctcttcgaatttctttgtagttctgataccaaaatgtaaaatttggaCTGGTACATTTAGGAATGGCATCCTAACTGTAACCACATGAAACCACCTTAATGTAACCCGCCAATTGGTTTATAGGTCTGGTTGTTACCACGTAGGTGCGGAGTGTGCCCTTTTTATAT is a window from the Hylaeus volcanicus isolate JK05 chromosome 7, UHH_iyHylVolc1.0_haploid, whole genome shotgun sequence genome containing:
- the LOC128879195 gene encoding probable enoyl-CoA hydratase, mitochondrial isoform X2, translated to MPFLNVPVQILHFGIRTTKKFEEVARGISGQVPNYEMIKVEITGEKKNVGLVTLNRPKALNALCDKLMTELNDAVSRLDVNESIGAIVLTGGEKAFAAGADIKEMQNKTYSDNVKSNFLSHWDSVSRRMKPVIAAVNGYALGGGCELAMMCDIIYAGDKAKFGQPEICIGTIPGAGGTQRLTRVVGKSKAMEMVLTGNQITAEEAEKSGLVSKVVPADKLVAEAVKLGEKIASHSQLIVAMAKESVHTAYETTLKEGLHFEKRMFHGTFATSDRKEGMTAFVEKRPPKFTNQ
- the LOC128879195 gene encoding probable enoyl-CoA hydratase, mitochondrial isoform X1; protein product: MATTRIGQILVPRTLQISRRLPHFGCNVKYYCCQVPNYEMIKVEITGEKKNVGLVTLNRPKALNALCDKLMTELNDAVSRLDVNESIGAIVLTGGEKAFAAGADIKEMQNKTYSDNVKSNFLSHWDSVSRRMKPVIAAVNGYALGGGCELAMMCDIIYAGDKAKFGQPEICIGTIPGAGGTQRLTRVVGKSKAMEMVLTGNQITAEEAEKSGLVSKVVPADKLVAEAVKLGEKIASHSQLIVAMAKESVHTAYETTLKEGLHFEKRMFHGTFATSDRKEGMTAFVEKRPPKFTNQ